A stretch of DNA from Rattus rattus isolate New Zealand chromosome 1, Rrattus_CSIRO_v1, whole genome shotgun sequence:
TGGAATTTCAGCTTACTGTTGGATTGAGGATATATTTCAGGAAGAACATGGTAAGTCAATTCATTAGGAATGTGGAgctagggccagagagatggccaaGCTGtaaagagcaatggctgctctatCAGAGGTCTCTAGTTCAAGTCCTACCACTCAACTGTCTATTACTGCAGCTCcatgggatccagtgtcctctttcgtagtgcagacatacatgtagacaaaataatataaatcttaaaaaagaaaggaagaaaagaaatgcacagCTGGATAGGGTTGGCTGTGCCTGCTGCAAAAGGTTGGTGGGTAACAGTTACAGGAGATTtacttctttcattaaaaaaggaTAAACTGGTTAAACAACTGTACCTTTTTGTGTAACTAAAAAAGATCGTGGAAGCTAACAGATACTTGAGAAGTGTTTAGGGTGAGACCGTAACTACAGATAACTAAGAATTCGATGAAAGCTTGATCATTAAATGGTACTGTTGAGGCTGAAACTCGATTACAAGATAGTAGCTGCGGGTAGTATAAAATGATCAGTCAGTCTCATGAACTATTGCAGATAAAGTGCAACTTACTTAACGCAAGGGTAATGCCATTCTTGGAAGGTTGCTGTAaggtttaaataaaatgtttgcaaaGCTCTGGCATGGTGCTTAAAACATAAAAGGCTCTTACTGAACAGTTTCGGGATTGCTGTTGATtacaacatttttttcctttttcttccctcactccccctttttttttaaaccagagaaAGATATCACTATGTAACATTGACTGGTCTGGAACACACtgtgcagaccaagctggcctcaaactcacagagatctttctgcctcccgagttctgggactaaaggtgtgccccaTCTCCACCTACtgacttctctctttttctttagccCTCGTTCACTAATTACGTCAGGTTCGCCCGCCTGTCACGTCCTTCTTGCTCTCCTAGCCCGTGCACTTCCAGTCCGCCGGGATGGCTCCAGCAGCCCGATTAAGTTTGAGCTCCTCAAGGCCACCAAGGAGTTCCTCCACAGCGAGCCCCACCTTCCGCAGGTGGGACGTGAGTACCCCGCGGCGGCCGCGCCGAGCGGGCACCGCCCCATCCGCCCACCCGACGGGCGCCCACCCCACGCACCCGCCCCTCACCACGCAACATCGCCCTAGCGCCTCTGCGACTGGCGCCGCGCGGAATACGCCGCCTACCATTGGACAAACGCTCTATAGCGCCATCTCAGCCTACCGCGCGGTGCGCGCTCTCATTGGCTCGGAGCGGCGAGGGAGGCGGGGTCTGCTCAAGGGGCGGTGCCATACAGGAGCCCCGCCCCCCGGTCCCGTGGCTGGGCCGAGCCCGCCTAGCAGCTGAAACGCGAGGGGCCGGGCTGCGAGCGGGGCGCGCAGCGGTTACTCTGGTTACTGTCCGCGAGGGATGCTGGGGACCCGGCGGTCTGGAGCGGGCGCCGCGCTCTGAAGGACGCTCATCCGAGACAGCCATTCATCCTTAAAGAAGGCAAGTGTCGGTCGGACAGGTTCCGGGAGGTGACTTCGGGGCTTGCTGAGGAGGGATCTCCAGGGAGAACTGAGCTTCCAGGCTCCGGCCGCGCTTCGGGACGCCGTGGCCATCTTTTGTTGGAGAAGGCTGCCGGGGTGTTGCTAGGGGCGgctttcccagcacccagattCTTCTACGGCCCGGATTCCTTCCTACTGAGCACCTGCTACTGGTGACAAAGGACAGTTTATAGCTGGACGAGCGGACATCATAGTATACAGCAACATTCGCACCCCTCTGCCCAGTAGAGACCGACCTACCTGTCCATTAGTTGGCTGAATGAAGAAGTGTGTAATCAGGAGCCGTTGAGTAGGCGGGTTTTAAATGCTGCTTTTTAAGATCTGGACAACTTAAGATACATTTGTACTctcaatgatttaaaaaactgATCTCATCTGACTGGTGATCCTGAAACTATTGACCGGAAGGAGTTCGGCAGGTCTCTCGGACCCCCTTTGTGAACTATATTTTGGGTACAACATTTTAATCACCGAAACCCTTCTGAGGAAAAAAGACTCCCACTGCCccctgcaaaaaaacaaaaacaaaaaaaaccaaacccaaaaccccTAAATCCTCAGTCTTAGCTGGTGCCACCAAAGAAGCTTTTGAGCCATGTGGACTTTTCTTGGAATTGCTACCTTCACctatttttataagaaatgcGGGGATGTCACCCTGGCCAACAAGGAGCTCCTGCTGTGCGTACTGGTGTTCCTGTCGCTGGGCCTGGTGCTCTCCTACCGCTGTCGCCATCGAAACGGGGGCCTCGTTGGCCGCCATCAGAGTGGCTCCCAGTTCGCTGCCTTCTCAGATATTCTCTCTGCTTTGCCTCTTATTGGCTTCTTCTGGGCCAAATCACCCCctgaatcagaaaagaaagaacagctgGAGTCCAAGAGGGTATGGCTGATTTCACAATGGGCAAATGAATGGGATCTTATTTTAAACTTAAGCTTGAGGTCACAGAGGAAGTTTATGGTTTCTTGAGAAGGCAAGAAAGTGATGGCTTAGAAGCTTCAGTATTCTTAAttgagtttcttttgttttttaaagttgtgGACTATGTTGTGGCTACAATCTTCTATCTTAGGGAAGATCAGAagcatttgttgtctgattctcAGATGGGGTTGAGTATTGATTTGGTGGGAAATGTTAGGATTTCATTTGGAAGACAGACTCATTGTGGCTTTTATTTAAATCTCTGGGTAATAATGATTTTTGTACCTGAGAGAACTGAGTGGAGTTAAGTCCACTCGTTAATGTGGCTGACGGGAAAGTGGCAGTTATTTGAAAAGCAATAAAGATGCCCAGCACTTTAAAGTCTTGGGCAAAAATCCCTCCTCCTGCTAGCCATTGACACAATGAATAAGTCAGTGCAGTCAGGCCCTCAGACAAGTCATAGCTGGGTCTGTAAATATTTCTGATGCTGTTATGTTGAAGGAGTGAAGGGGCCATTGGTAGGTGACAAGAGGAGAGTACAAGAAGAGTACAAGTCAGATCATGTAGGACTTATTGGCCAGGATATGTGAACTTATCCCCTAGGAGCACAGGCGTGAGAGTAACAGTGCTTGAATTTTTACAAAAATCTAACCAAATACTATTCGGGAACTACATTGCAGTAtgcagcagggagagaaaggatgCTGCTGTGAGGCTGTAGCAGGGTGAGTTACCCACAAAGCAATGCAGACATTGGgatctactttttttttactatgcCCATAGTGCAAGTCAGCAAGGTTGACAGAAGAAAAGAACTTGGCTCTGAATTTTTGGCTCTGCCACTTGTTGCTGTAATACTTTGGGAATGGTTTGATTTCTGTCAAAATCAGTTTCCTGTTCTCTTCGATGAGGGTGGTGCCACCGTCGTTGGTAGTCAGGGAGTGAAGTAACTTCATATTTGCAGAATGCCTGCTGCAGAGCCATCTAATCAGTAACTAGGTGTTGTCACTAGTCTAAAGTGGTAGACTCTTAGGAGTAGGTAGGATGGTCGGCAGCTTTCATTTTGTGACTGCCTCAGGCTTTCTCCTGGCGTGAGTTCTGAGCACTCACTGCTGCATACTTAACTTGGGAAGTCAGAGGTTGCGAGAGACCTGTACCTGTAAATGCTCAGTGGAGGGCTGAGTAGTTTGGTAATAGGATTTGTCCAGGGTTCTGTCTTCGAATCTCACTGTAGACGTGTACAGTATCTGGCCTCATGTGGATTTCTAAATATGTCCATGTAACATTTTCTAACTAGTGTCCAGaaaaaggaatatatatttaattttattggcaTATATACATTTCTATTTAGCTAGTATTTTGATCCTTATTATAAAAAtggtttagatttaaaaataaaccatggaTTTGATTTAATAATGTTGACGGGTCTAGCTTTTGCTCAAGGTGTACAAGTCCAGTGTGTTTGTATGCTAGTCCCATGGTTTATGTCAACAGATCTGGAAAAATGGTATCGTTTTTGTtaaacagcacagaaaagaagTCAATCTGTCAGAGACGACGTTAACGGGAGCAGCTACCTCAGTATCGACATCATCTGTGACGGACCCAGAAGTGATCATCATAGGGTCTGGTGTACTTGGCTCTGCTTTGGCAACAGTACTCTccagagatggaagaaaggtgACGGTAATCGAGAGAGATTTAAAAGAGCCTGACAGAATACTTGGAGAGTGTCTGCAGCCCGGTGGCTATCGAGTTCTTCGAGAGCTGGGCCTTGGAGGTAGGTTCGGCTGATCTCCAGGAGTGGTGTAAATAAATGCTCTTCACTCTAGACTGTTtagccctccctctctccctcccttataAGTTTTGCAAGAACTAAAAACTATGTGGAAATGAGAGCAAAGAAGACAAGAACCATATCATGGCAGAGAAAAGGAGGCTACCGAGACATGATGAGACAGTGAAGTGTCCCGAAACAGTAACATCAAAATGAAGACAGTAACCAGATTGTCATTTATACAGTGTGTGACATGCTCCTGGGGCGGTGTTAGTTCCCCGGTCTTTTATTTAAGGGTGATTCGTTCACTCAGCCAGTGCTTTTTTAGTACGTCTTCCATTCATAGGAAATATTTATTCACCTCTGTCTTTGAATGAGGTGTTAGCTGAGTACCAAGTAATGAGCAAGACAGATATCCTTGGGACATAGCACGAAAGGGACTTAGCTGTAAGGTGAGCCTGGTGctagaggaggccagaagaggttgttggGTGCCCTGGAACTGGGACAGGGAGCATTTAactgtggtcctctggaagagtagccaatgaTCAGCCGGCCGAGACATCTGTTGAGAACCATTTTTAATGATAGAACACAGAGAGGGTAAATATGAAGACAACAGAGATGTATTTGATGCAAGAGTATTTTTATGGAAATGCTTGATAAAGTAGATAGGGAAAAACTGATGTTGTGTTGAGAgtgacaaatacattttttttttaaagattttattcatttattatatataagtacactgttgctgtcttcagacacaccagaagagggcatcggatctctttacggatggttgtgagccaccatgtggttgctgggaattgaactcatgacctctggaagagcagtcgggtgctcttaaccgctgagccacctctccagcccgacaaatacattttaaaaaaccattatttatttcatgtttatgagTACACAGTCGTgtctccagaagagggcattggatcctattacagatggttgtgagccaccatgtggttgctggaaattgaactcaggatctctgaagagcagtcagtgctcttaaccactgagccatctctccagcctgacaagTACATTTTTTAAGGTGATAGATATGCTGAACTCCATAGTTTTATTTTCAGGGCACTTGAGTTCACCTGTCCCATTTTACCCTATAAACATAATGGTTGTTGTCTGTTGGGTAAGTATAAGAATAAACATGCTTTTCTCCTGACGTGACCTCCCCATTGTTCTCAGTCAAGAGAAAACAGGAGACAGGTGGGGAGAGCTCAGGGCGCCAATCACCACAGAGGCTGGCTGAGAGCGGTCCTTCAGCAAAGACTTAAGACATTGCCAAGTGTACTTTCTGAGGCTACGTCTCAGTGGATGTTAAAGAGGGTGTGCTAAggacaaaacattttttaaaaagtagatgaaCTATATGAAGATTATAGAGGTCAGAGTAAAATCGGAAGCATGGGATAGGGAGTTCAGGAGTGGGTATAATTTTCAATAGTGAGAAGTTACCTCTGAGTAAAGAAATGGAGGAGAGTAAGCCTTGGAGAGACCAGGAGAGTCTGAAGTCCAGGCCTCGCTTTTGCTCTCTGGGAAGAGCCACCAAGCCTGCTTGACCTTCATGTTGTCAACGGAGGGAAAGTCAACTACAGAAGGGAGTACACAGGGAGTGAAGGGAAGCCACTGGAAACTTATGGAGCTATtaagtttcatattttaaaaatggaatgaaGAGTATTATCTGAAAGTATATTCTGAGTAGAGAAAGATCATGGAGGGGTAAGGCCAGAACAAGGTTATCTGGGTGCTATTGCAGGATTGGTAAGAGCTGATGGCTTGGAACATGGTCACAGTCGTTCAGGCGAGTGAAATGGACTTTTTGTGCTTATTCCTGCTCTGCAGGAAGAGTACGTAGGACCTGCTGATGAATCAGGTGTCAGATGTGAGAAAGGGAAGGCCAGTAGACCGTCCAGAAGGCTAACTGCTGCCAGGAAGTCCAGGACTGAGCTCTGAGCCATGAAAGGACAGATACCAGTGAGGCGCTGGGAAACCAGCAGGGCAGGAAAGAAGCAACAGAGGAAAGCAAAATGACTCCATGCTCTTGAGCCAtgcacatggtaggcaagcatgtatacgtgtaggcaaaacatacatataaaatacaagtacataaaatagtaaaataagaatttattttgatgCTGGAACAAGCCTTCTCAATTTTGTCCCCGTGCCCCAATACTGAATttttaggcatgtgccaccacgccagACATGTTCTAGTTTGTTCATGGACTCTGTATTGCTTCATATGAATCATGACTACACTTCCCGttcattatttcttctattttaatacTTTTGGTTTGTAAGTTTTATGTATGATAGTAATgctctagcttttttttttttaaatttttttccctaCAACACTTAATTGACTCTTAAATTTTCAgattttccttctgctttctgcttttctgtttgaTTTACTGAAGTTACTCTATAGTATATCCTGAATCAGTTTTTATATATAGTGGAAACCATCAGCATTTAGGAAATATCCTCATTGGTTGGGGAAATCTATTTTTTCATATactgaatttttatatataaattgggacctttaaaatagttttaacagtattggattttctctttttccattctttctttcttccccatcctccctaccTGTGGCAAATACACTTGTTTCTACATTGGGACACATGGTAAGGAGGCCAGACTGCTTTCTGTATCTTAATGAGCAGAGCAGACACTCAGGACAGGGTTGTGGCTGATGTCATATCAAGTGGTAACAGACCTGAATGCTATTAACCTGAAGTGTATCTGTGGACTTGCCTTCTGgaaatatttaagatttatgtaCCAGTTGTACCAGTTCAGTTCTCCAGCTGGTCTTACAGCTTTGTAAAGTGGAGCCTTAGTTTCGCTGTGTCTTTTTCTTGATACCTTTCTTGGTAAGTCTTGGCATACTAATAATATTGTTTGAACTGAACTGTTTTGCAGATACAGTAGAAAGTCTTAATGCCCATCATATACACGGCTACGTAATTCATGACTGTGAAAGCAGGTCTGAAGTTCAAATTCCATACCCGGTGTCAGAAAACAACCAAGTGCAGAGTGGGGTTGCTTTCCACCATGGCAAGTTCATCATGAGTCTCCGGAAAGCAGCTATGGCAGAGCCCAAGTAAGACCACAGCTTTAAATATAGAATGCTAACTCAGACCTGGGTGCTAGGGTGATGATTGGTGGCTAAGGTTTCTTGCAGCAAACCGGagtttggttcccggcacccacatcagatggcttACACAGTTTGAGAGCATCAGatgctctcctctcctcagacatatacacacatatgtgtgcatgtatgtgtgcacacacacacacacacacacacacacacacacacataaaatatgtttttatgcaAGTGAAATGACATAAGTATTCATGAAAATTTTTGTCATGGTCTAGGTGGCATAAGTATGTTAAAGTAAATAACccataattaaaatacattcacTGCCTCTGTAAAGAATATTAGAGAGTTTTACTTTAAGAATTAGGTGATTAggagttggagatttagctcagtggtagagcgcttgcctagaaagcgcaaggccctgggttcggtcctcggctccaaaaaaaagaaagaaagaaaaaaaagaattaggtgattattattatttcttaggtGATTATTATTTAATTGGAATTTAGAGGGCTGCCTAAGTACTGTAACCTAAGGCATATGCCCATGTGTGCCcgtttttcttgtgtttgtggCTATTACACCTTTTCTAGAGAGAATAGAAGTCAAGAAATTCCTCTTGCACTTGCCCTGGGGACCTAGTCTGACAGGACTGGCTGCCTCTCTTGATTATTGTATTTGCCTCTCGTTCTTTAACAATAATTAAGGAGGTTTTAAACATGAGAGCACTCATCTTGTTGACACAGATCCACGTGTTGACAAAGTAAAAAAGTTGGTGGCCCTTTCATTAGGGGTGAAATGGCTGGTGTCCATGGGTAGGAAATACCTCAAATAGAGAAATTATGGTATTTCTGATGGATATAACTACTTTTCAGATTTGCctatgccattttattttttaaaaggtaactatttttcagaatttcatacatgcatatagtgtattttgatcattttcatcCTAATTTCTATCAGATCTACCCCACCATCCACCATGCCCTTACCTCCTCCCACCttcaggggtttgtttgtttgtttatttatttatttatttattttttaatggctcACTTTGTGCAGCTGTGCTGCTTCAGTACTCAATGGGTTTGAGGCTGGAGCATAGTTAGCCCGTCACAGACCACACCCTAGCTGTCTGTGTAAGGACTGCGTCATAGCTAAGGGAACTCACTCTCGCAATGTGTTTCTGTTCATCCTTTAGTGTAAAGTTTATAGAAGGTGTTGTGCTTCGGTTACTAGAGGAAGATGATGCTGTGATTGGTGTGCAATACAAGGACAAGGAGACTGGGGACACCAAGGTGAGAGTTAGGAAAAGTCATCTCTTTCTAGGACGGTTTTCCTACCCCTTTAACGTTCTGTattaatgtgtgagtgtgtgtgtgccacagtgtgtatGGGGAGGTCAGGGGACCATTGTGCAGGAGTTTCCTGCAGCTGCGTTACTGTACACATTGTTATAGTCAGAACTAGGAAAACGTTGAAAACTAGAAAATAGTTTCTAGTTTATGTTGATGTTGGTCTATTAAAGAGGAGGCAATGGGCTCTTGTCGGCTGTTCTACAGGGTCACTCCTTCCTAGAAACTGGAGTGAGTATGACAGGGTTACCAGGTTTCCTTTGCTCACAGTGTAGGAATGTCACATTGTTCCGTGTATAAAAATGCTGCTTCTATCTAGCCACTCTTTAAACAGCACCATGGGAAGTAATGTAATTTTATAATGAATCTGGGTGGTTCTGTGGCCCATGTGTGCCTTGAAGCTCTTCCTCttgaccatcatggtggagagtTTTAATCGTTTTAATGGCAGAGGTACAAAAGGAGAGACCTCCAGGGACAGAGGCCTTCATTCCATCCACAGGCAGCTTTGATGCCTCTGTGAGAGTGTTATGTTTAGCTGTTTTCCTGGACACTTTGGGCTTTAGAAGCACaggccttttgtgtgtgtgaactgaCGCCAGGTGTTCCTCCTCCTGTTACAGGAGCTCCATGCCCCACTCACTGTTGTTGCCGACGGGCTCTTCTCCAAGTTCAGGAAGAACCTCATCTCCAGTAAAGTCTCTGTTTCCTCCCACTTCGTTGGCTTCATTATGAAGGTATAGAGGAGCGTAATTGTCGAAAATTCGAAGCAACTGGACATTTGAGAAgcattaaagtattttcttttctttctaaggaTGCACCACAGTTTAAAGCCAATTTTGCGGAGCTTGTTCTGGTCGATCCCAGTCCAGTTCTCATCTACCAGATTTCAGCCAGCGAAACTAGGGTGCTTGTCGATATTCGAGGAGAATTGCCAAGAAACTTAAGAGAATACATGGCAGAACAAATTTACCCACAGATACCTGGTAAGAAGTAGGATTTCACCCTGATTATAATTCACGGTCTAAAGCTAATCTCACGGAAGCCTTTTCCAGTTTTGCTGCAAACAGTGAGGCTCAGAGACAGGCATACCTGTTTGTGAGCAGCGTGTGTTTCCTGTGCTACCAGACCATGTAGGTGGGAAAAGCTAGGTAAAGGAATCTGTCAGTCATTGCAGTTTTTCCTGTCTCATCTCATGAATTTGACTAATTTCTTCCTCCCAGCTCTCTGTTGTGTTCAGCAGTGTATGTTATTTACATGTTTCCCTTGGATCCCTTTGTCATTCCTTAACATGTATAAGGAGGTGCTTAAaggataattttattaataaagtgGGTAATTGGTGATTTATTGCAAGGGGACTATGGAAcaaccaccacacatacactgttAAGAATTCTTTTATACTTGATAAGGAGATGTTAATTTGAGACTGAAATGCTCAAACCACTTACTTGGGATTAATTGCAGATCACTTGAAGGAATCATTTCTGGAGGCCTGTCAGAATGCTCGTCTGCGGACCATGCCAGcaagcttccttcctccttcctcagtgaACAAACGAGGTATCTTTTAGCATTATTTTCAAAGGGCGTGATTGTAATCTGGCAGTAAGTTGAAGCAGAGAGTTCTACCTTGGCCCTAAAGAGCAGGGGAAGGAACATTGGTTCCCTTAACAAGTCCCCAACA
This window harbors:
- the Sqle gene encoding squalene monooxygenase — protein: MWTFLGIATFTYFYKKCGDVTLANKELLLCVLVFLSLGLVLSYRCRHRNGGLVGRHQSGSQFAAFSDILSALPLIGFFWAKSPPESEKKEQLESKRHRKEVNLSETTLTGAATSVSTSSVTDPEVIIIGSGVLGSALATVLSRDGRKVTVIERDLKEPDRILGECLQPGGYRVLRELGLGDTVESLNAHHIHGYVIHDCESRSEVQIPYPVSENNQVQSGVAFHHGKFIMSLRKAAMAEPNVKFIEGVVLRLLEEDDAVIGVQYKDKETGDTKELHAPLTVVADGLFSKFRKNLISSKVSVSSHFVGFIMKDAPQFKANFAELVLVDPSPVLIYQISASETRVLVDIRGELPRNLREYMAEQIYPQIPDHLKESFLEACQNARLRTMPASFLPPSSVNKRGVLLLGDAYNLRHPLTGGGMTVALKDIKIWRQLLKDIPDLYDDAAIFQAKKSFFWSRKRSHSFVVNVLAQALYELFSATDDSLRQLRKACFLYFKLGGECLTGPVGLLSILSPDPFLLIRHFFSVAVYATYFCFKSEPWATKPRALFSSGAVLYKACSILFPLIYSEMKYLVH